A single window of Pectobacterium parmentieri DNA harbors:
- a CDS encoding alkylhydroperoxidase domain protein: MTHANTLHTHDVLDALAEISPDSTLVEARKTREAATRHTQGSYDALFNAAAHDNATLPLSLRFWFATKISGWQQDEQLQHFYAERLADFPEPTLTPALQLALDHAERLTKTPVQASASHVNALEQAGWSVDDIVTLSQLIAFVNFQSRLLRGYRLIAGHRVSQPHSQAAVAGQWNIQQQTYSGKSAPQTFTQAELSWEPWIASKPLATFNADEQAILARFGHTDSDYFRLLGRNLPVLEQRTLTDKGIFYTSGGLPRKERELIAAVTSKVNGCIYCASVHARKASQLSKQDSDVQRLLDVVPGGDLGIGQSPRWQAIIDFSARLSATPAQVNANDLKQLQGQGLDTLEIVDVVQSAAFFSWANRLMLTLGEPFWPEH; this comes from the coding sequence ATGACGCACGCTAACACCTTACACACCCATGACGTATTGGATGCGCTGGCCGAAATCAGCCCGGATTCCACCCTCGTAGAAGCCAGAAAAACCCGCGAAGCGGCAACTCGCCACACCCAAGGCAGCTACGACGCGCTGTTTAACGCCGCGGCACATGACAACGCGACATTACCGTTATCACTGCGCTTCTGGTTTGCGACAAAGATCAGCGGCTGGCAGCAGGATGAGCAGCTACAGCATTTTTATGCCGAGCGACTGGCGGATTTCCCGGAACCGACGCTGACACCCGCGCTACAGTTAGCGTTGGACCATGCCGAACGCCTGACGAAAACGCCTGTGCAAGCCTCAGCGTCCCACGTCAACGCGTTGGAGCAGGCGGGCTGGTCGGTAGACGATATCGTGACGCTGTCGCAGCTCATCGCGTTTGTGAATTTTCAAAGTCGCTTGCTGCGCGGCTATCGCCTTATTGCGGGTCATCGTGTTAGCCAACCTCATTCACAGGCCGCTGTTGCAGGTCAGTGGAATATCCAGCAGCAGACGTACAGCGGCAAATCCGCACCGCAGACGTTCACTCAAGCAGAACTAAGCTGGGAACCGTGGATTGCCTCCAAACCGCTGGCAACATTCAATGCGGATGAGCAGGCTATTCTGGCGCGCTTCGGTCACACCGATTCCGACTATTTCCGTTTGTTAGGACGTAACCTCCCAGTGCTGGAGCAGCGCACGCTGACAGATAAAGGGATTTTCTATACCTCCGGCGGCCTGCCGCGCAAAGAACGCGAACTCATCGCCGCCGTCACCAGCAAGGTTAACGGCTGCATCTATTGCGCCTCAGTGCACGCACGCAAAGCCAGTCAGCTCTCCAAGCAGGACAGCGACGTGCAGCGTCTGCTGGATGTCGTTCCCGGCGGTGATTTAGGTATCGGCCAAAGCCCGCGCTGGCAGGCGATTATCGATTTTTCGGCACGCCTTTCCGCCACGCCCGCGCAGGTCAACGCAAACGACCTGAAACAACTGCAAGGGCAGGGATTGGATACGCTGGAAATTGTCGATGTGGTACAGTCAGCCGCCTTCTTCTCATGGGCCAACCGACTGATGCTCACGCTGGGCGAGCCGTTCTGGCCAGAGCATTAA
- a CDS encoding TIGR04028 family ABC transporter substrate-binding protein, with protein sequence MATFLHLHQKLAIFSSLLLLGGALNAQAANDAPKIGGTLVYLEQQAHTNLYTPAGGFYPNGGILNQITDKLTYQNPETLEIEPWVAESWTINADNTEYTFKIRPGISFSDGTPLDANAVAKNIDTYGLGNTALNLPVSEVINNYRRSEVIDPLTVKFYFKKPSPGFLQGTSAIGSGLVSLSTLERNFNQLGNAKNVIGSGPFVVSSEKLGRELKLTARKDYNWAPVKSKHQGRAYLDGITYLVTPEDSVRIGALVSGQADFIRQIQAYDEKRVQSQGFNLYAPPTRGVNNSVVFRPDNPLVADIRVRKALLHATNTKEIIDTLFSDNYPQATSPLAKTAAGYVDLSSKLTFDLAQANKLLDDAGWKTGPQKLRQKDGKTLELTAYESLPQPQNKETLQLVSQQWAKVGVKLNVLAGDAGSKTVDSLDPLKTGVAPAMVGRADPDVLKSQYYPTVRNVLLQKGGSSDKVKDFVDPHLNTLLDGIAAETDRSKRLALVGEVQSYLIDQAYVIPIFEEPQVFAGASTTKGIAFEAVGRPSFYNTWLDK encoded by the coding sequence GTGGCAACTTTTTTGCATCTTCATCAGAAACTCGCTATTTTTTCCTCATTGCTCCTTCTGGGCGGTGCATTGAATGCACAAGCCGCGAATGACGCACCAAAAATTGGCGGCACGCTGGTTTATCTGGAACAGCAGGCACACACCAATCTCTATACGCCCGCGGGCGGTTTTTATCCGAACGGCGGTATTCTCAATCAAATTACCGATAAACTAACGTACCAGAACCCGGAAACGTTGGAGATCGAACCGTGGGTTGCAGAATCCTGGACCATCAACGCGGATAACACGGAATACACGTTCAAGATCCGCCCCGGCATCAGCTTTTCTGACGGCACCCCGCTGGACGCCAACGCGGTAGCGAAAAACATTGATACCTACGGTTTAGGGAATACGGCGCTCAACCTGCCGGTTTCTGAAGTCATTAACAACTATCGACGTAGTGAAGTCATCGACCCGCTGACAGTAAAATTTTACTTTAAGAAGCCCTCACCGGGGTTTTTACAAGGCACTTCAGCCATCGGTTCCGGTTTGGTTTCTCTCAGCACGCTTGAGCGTAATTTCAATCAATTAGGTAATGCCAAAAACGTTATTGGCTCCGGTCCATTCGTGGTCAGCAGCGAGAAGCTGGGGCGCGAACTGAAACTGACCGCCCGTAAGGATTACAACTGGGCTCCGGTTAAATCGAAGCATCAGGGGCGTGCCTATCTGGACGGCATTACCTATCTGGTCACTCCAGAAGACAGCGTGCGTATTGGCGCATTGGTCTCCGGTCAGGCGGATTTCATTCGTCAGATCCAAGCCTATGATGAAAAGCGGGTACAAAGTCAGGGCTTCAATCTTTATGCCCCGCCTACGCGCGGCGTCAATAACAGCGTGGTTTTCCGTCCAGATAACCCGCTGGTAGCGGATATCCGCGTGCGTAAGGCACTGCTGCACGCCACCAACACCAAAGAGATCATTGATACGCTGTTCTCAGACAACTACCCGCAGGCCACGTCACCGCTGGCTAAAACCGCCGCGGGCTATGTCGACCTTTCCAGCAAGCTGACCTTCGATCTCGCTCAGGCCAACAAACTGCTAGATGACGCAGGGTGGAAAACCGGTCCCCAAAAATTACGCCAGAAAGACGGCAAAACGCTGGAATTGACCGCCTATGAATCTCTGCCGCAGCCGCAGAACAAAGAAACCTTACAGTTGGTTTCGCAACAGTGGGCAAAAGTCGGCGTGAAGCTGAATGTGTTAGCGGGCGACGCGGGCAGTAAAACCGTGGATAGCCTCGATCCGCTGAAAACCGGGGTGGCACCCGCGATGGTCGGCCGCGCTGACCCGGATGTGCTGAAAAGCCAGTATTACCCCACAGTGCGTAACGTCTTGCTGCAAAAAGGTGGCTCCAGCGACAAGGTGAAGGACTTTGTCGACCCGCATCTGAATACGCTGCTGGATGGTATCGCCGCTGAAACCGACCGCAGCAAGCGGCTGGCGCTGGTAGGAGAGGTGCAGAGCTACCTGATCGATCAGGCTTACGTCATTCCCATCTTTGAAGAACCACAGGTATTTGCGGGTGCCTCCACCACAAAAGGCATCGCGTTTGAAGCCGTTGGTCGCCCCAGTTTTTACAACACCTGGCTAGATAAATAA
- a CDS encoding ABC transporter permease codes for MTTVQLEKITFPLLSKRPLLRRYAFQPGLLLAWLVILTVALWALFPGWFTSYSPTEGIAGAQRLAPDANYWLGTDQLGRDLYARIVYGAVHSLSGAFIAVGLGLVLGSLFGLLAGAVGGWLDSLVMRSIDVLLAIPGLLLALSVIILLGFGTVNAAIAVGVTSVASFTRLVRSEVLRVRHSDYVEAAYGSGGTFFSVLWRHILPNSLTTVFAFAALQFGSAILAISTLSFLGYGAPPPTPEWGLLIAEGRNYIATAWWLTTFPGLIVVLVVLSANRISQSIRRTER; via the coding sequence ATGACTACCGTTCAACTGGAAAAAATCACCTTTCCCCTTCTGAGCAAGCGACCGCTTCTGCGTCGTTACGCCTTTCAGCCGGGGCTGCTGCTGGCCTGGCTGGTGATACTGACTGTCGCGCTTTGGGCGCTGTTTCCCGGCTGGTTTACCAGCTACAGCCCGACAGAAGGCATCGCAGGTGCCCAGCGGCTGGCTCCTGACGCAAACTACTGGCTCGGCACCGACCAGCTTGGGCGCGATCTCTACGCACGTATTGTTTATGGCGCGGTACATTCGCTGTCTGGCGCATTTATCGCTGTCGGGCTGGGTCTGGTGCTCGGTAGCCTGTTTGGTCTATTAGCCGGTGCCGTTGGCGGCTGGCTGGATAGCCTCGTCATGCGCAGCATCGATGTTTTGCTGGCAATCCCCGGCCTGCTGCTGGCGCTGAGCGTCATCATCCTGTTGGGATTTGGCACGGTCAACGCGGCGATTGCCGTGGGTGTCACTTCCGTCGCCAGCTTTACCCGACTGGTACGTTCAGAAGTGCTTCGCGTGCGCCATAGCGACTACGTCGAAGCCGCCTATGGCAGCGGTGGCACCTTTTTCAGCGTGCTGTGGCGACACATCCTACCGAATTCACTCACCACCGTTTTCGCTTTCGCCGCGCTGCAATTTGGCAGTGCGATTTTGGCTATCTCCACGCTGAGTTTCCTCGGCTACGGCGCACCACCGCCCACGCCGGAATGGGGTCTGCTGATCGCCGAAGGCCGCAACTACATCGCTACCGCCTGGTGGCTGACCACCTTCCCCGGCCTGATTGTCGTACTCGTTGTGCTATCCGCCAACCGCATCAGCCAGTCGATCAGGAGGACGGAACGATGA
- a CDS encoding RICIN domain-containing protein, with amino-acid sequence MIGILKYAANQELALGVSDQQKDATAILLRADSSLDKILWNLDPRTGVISLSASDGALALAIKNKNIASGTDLVLQLTNLNEPTQKWDFASKPGFIFSQANKSYVIDDQTRGGAGTRVQLFEFNGSIAQQWKFIALDRVSALASE; translated from the coding sequence ATGATTGGTATCTTAAAATATGCAGCGAATCAAGAATTGGCATTGGGTGTCTCCGATCAACAAAAAGACGCCACTGCAATTCTTCTCCGCGCAGACTCTTCTCTCGATAAAATCCTGTGGAATTTGGATCCTAGAACAGGGGTAATTTCACTGTCGGCAAGTGACGGAGCGCTAGCTCTGGCAATTAAAAACAAAAATATTGCCAGCGGTACAGATCTCGTTTTACAGTTAACCAATCTGAATGAGCCGACTCAAAAGTGGGATTTTGCGAGCAAACCTGGATTTATTTTTAGCCAGGCAAATAAATCCTATGTCATCGACGATCAAACTCGCGGCGGTGCAGGCACGCGTGTTCAGCTATTTGAATTTAATGGATCAATAGCTCAGCAATGGAAATTCATTGCTCTTGATAGAGTCTCTGCATTAGCTAGTGAATAA
- a CDS encoding phenolic acid decarboxylase: protein MPVFNQHDLSHFVGKHLVYTYDNGWNYELYVKNANTIDYRIHSGIVGNRWVKDQQVYIVQVAREVYKISWTEPTGTDVSLIANIADKVFHGTIFFPRWVINNPEKTVCFQNEHIAEMEAYRDAGPAYPTEVIDEFATITFIRDCGENDNDVINCPASELPADFPAYLKK from the coding sequence ATGCCTGTATTTAACCAACACGACCTGAGTCATTTTGTAGGGAAACACTTGGTATATACCTACGACAATGGCTGGAATTATGAGTTGTATGTCAAAAATGCCAACACAATAGACTACCGCATTCACAGTGGGATTGTGGGTAATCGTTGGGTGAAGGACCAGCAGGTGTATATCGTGCAGGTCGCTCGTGAGGTTTATAAGATTTCATGGACAGAACCGACAGGAACGGACGTCAGCCTGATTGCGAATATTGCCGATAAGGTCTTCCACGGCACCATCTTCTTCCCGCGTTGGGTCATCAACAACCCAGAGAAAACAGTGTGTTTCCAGAACGAGCATATTGCTGAAATGGAAGCATACCGCGATGCAGGCCCTGCGTACCCGACTGAAGTGATCGATGAGTTTGCTACCATCACGTTCATCCGCGACTGTGGTGAAAACGACAACGACGTTATCAACTGTCCTGCCAGCGAGCTGCCTGCTGATTTTCCTGCTTACCTGAAAAAATAA
- the ghrB gene encoding glyoxylate/hydroxypyruvate reductase GhrB, with the protein MKPSVILYKTIADDLRARLDQHFTVTELDAFPTLDHPALATAEGLIGSGGKVDKDFLQHAPRLRAASTISVGYDTFNVDAMNEKGVILMHTPTVLTETVADTVLALMLASARRVVEVAERVKAGEWKGGIGSDWFGTDVHHKTIGILGMGRIGLAVAQRAHFGFSMPVLYNARRHHAEAEQRFSARHCDLDTLLAESDFLCITLPLTAETHHLIGREQLAKMKPSAILINIGRGAVVDEEALTEALVKGTIQGAGLDVFVKEPLPVDSPLLDLPNVVALPHIGSATHETRYGMAACAVDNLIAALSGQVKENCVNPQVLK; encoded by the coding sequence ATGAAACCTAGCGTTATCCTGTATAAAACAATTGCTGACGACCTACGCGCTCGTTTAGACCAACACTTCACGGTCACTGAACTTGACGCCTTTCCCACCCTCGATCACCCAGCCCTGGCAACGGCAGAAGGCCTCATCGGTTCTGGCGGTAAAGTCGATAAAGATTTCCTGCAACACGCACCGCGTTTACGTGCAGCCTCCACGATTTCTGTCGGTTACGACACCTTCAACGTCGATGCAATGAATGAAAAAGGGGTCATTCTCATGCACACCCCAACCGTGCTAACGGAAACCGTGGCGGATACGGTTCTGGCACTCATGCTCGCCAGCGCACGCCGAGTTGTGGAAGTGGCTGAGCGGGTCAAAGCAGGAGAATGGAAAGGGGGGATCGGCAGCGACTGGTTTGGTACCGACGTTCACCATAAAACCATCGGTATTCTGGGGATGGGACGCATCGGTCTGGCCGTCGCACAACGCGCCCACTTTGGTTTCAGCATGCCGGTGCTGTACAACGCCCGCCGCCATCATGCTGAAGCAGAACAGCGCTTTAGTGCCCGTCACTGCGATCTCGATACGCTATTGGCCGAATCTGATTTCCTCTGTATCACGCTGCCGCTAACGGCGGAAACTCACCACCTCATTGGGCGCGAGCAGTTGGCAAAGATGAAACCCAGCGCCATTTTGATTAATATCGGCCGGGGTGCCGTCGTGGATGAAGAGGCACTGACGGAAGCATTGGTAAAAGGAACCATTCAGGGCGCGGGTCTGGACGTTTTTGTCAAAGAGCCGCTGCCCGTCGATTCTCCACTGCTGGATTTACCCAACGTGGTGGCACTGCCGCATATCGGTTCTGCTACGCATGAAACCCGTTACGGTATGGCTGCCTGTGCCGTTGACAACCTGATTGCTGCTCTGAGCGGCCAGGTCAAAGAAAACTGCGTGAATCCGCAGGTTCTGAAATAA
- a CDS encoding dipeptide ABC transporter ATP-binding protein — MSLSANLQTRAAVPVLALENVTIAYRSDDREQTVVEGVSFHIQPGEVVALVGESGSGKTTTAQAVIGLLAENGRLTRGAIRLNGVDISGWSQKRLDSVRGAQISLIPQDPTSSLNPVQTIGEQVDEILRIHQREGRQTTRQKTLALLERVGLNQPELRAKQYPHELSGGMKQRVLIAIAIALKPALIIADEPTSALDVTVQKRILDLLDELRRENGTAVLFVTHDLGVAAERADRLLVFQNGYIQEQGATLDVLSAPSSHYARTLLANVPSLNPIPRPPRNHASEIIVSVENLVQTFPQSGRKGEHFRAVDDISFSVARGTTHAIVGESGSGKTTTARSLLGFHHPSAGRILIDGTDITHLKGEALRQFRQKIQLVYQNPFGSLDPSQRLYDIVEEPLRNFNRHTAAQRERKIHEMFERVALPVALLSRKPRELSGGQRQRVAIARALVLEPQVLVLDEAVSALDVTVQAQILRLLTELQESLGLTYVFISHDLAVVRQIADTVSVLYHGKQLESGPVEHIFAQPEHRYTRELIEAIPGQQHPAFARSHRPPIHTEPTFALNQGL, encoded by the coding sequence ATGAGCCTGTCAGCCAACTTACAAACCCGCGCAGCAGTCCCCGTATTGGCTCTGGAAAATGTCACGATTGCCTACCGCAGTGACGATCGTGAGCAAACCGTCGTGGAAGGCGTCTCTTTCCATATTCAGCCCGGCGAAGTCGTCGCACTGGTAGGGGAATCTGGTTCAGGCAAGACCACCACCGCACAGGCGGTCATCGGTTTACTGGCCGAGAACGGCAGACTCACGCGCGGTGCCATTCGGTTAAACGGCGTGGATATCAGCGGCTGGTCACAGAAGCGGTTGGACAGCGTGCGCGGCGCACAGATCAGCCTGATCCCACAAGATCCCACCAGCTCTCTTAACCCCGTACAGACTATCGGCGAACAGGTGGATGAGATTCTGCGTATTCATCAGCGGGAAGGCCGCCAGACCACCCGCCAGAAAACGCTGGCGCTGCTGGAACGCGTTGGGCTAAATCAGCCAGAGCTGCGGGCAAAGCAGTATCCGCACGAACTCTCTGGCGGCATGAAACAGCGCGTGTTGATAGCGATTGCAATTGCACTGAAACCCGCACTGATTATTGCCGATGAGCCCACCAGCGCGCTGGATGTCACAGTGCAGAAACGTATTCTCGACCTGCTCGATGAGCTGAGACGGGAAAATGGCACGGCGGTGCTGTTCGTCACCCACGATCTGGGCGTGGCGGCCGAGCGTGCCGATCGTCTGCTGGTTTTCCAGAACGGCTACATTCAGGAGCAAGGGGCGACGCTTGACGTGCTCAGCGCGCCCTCAAGCCACTATGCCCGCACGCTGCTGGCAAATGTCCCGTCACTCAACCCGATACCACGCCCACCGCGCAACCATGCCTCCGAGATTATTGTCTCTGTCGAAAATCTGGTACAAACCTTTCCCCAGTCAGGTCGCAAAGGCGAGCATTTTCGCGCTGTGGATGACATCTCTTTCAGCGTGGCACGCGGCACAACGCACGCCATTGTTGGTGAATCCGGCTCAGGTAAAACCACCACGGCACGCAGCCTGCTCGGCTTCCACCATCCCAGTGCCGGGCGCATTCTGATCGATGGCACCGATATCACTCACCTGAAAGGCGAAGCGCTGCGTCAGTTCCGGCAGAAAATTCAGTTGGTGTATCAAAACCCCTTTGGCTCGCTCGATCCGTCGCAGCGGTTGTACGACATCGTCGAGGAGCCGCTGCGTAATTTTAATCGCCATACCGCCGCGCAGCGAGAGCGAAAAATTCATGAAATGTTCGAGCGTGTCGCCCTGCCGGTAGCGCTGCTATCGCGCAAACCGCGTGAGCTGTCCGGCGGCCAGCGCCAACGCGTCGCCATCGCTCGGGCGCTGGTACTGGAACCACAGGTGCTGGTATTAGACGAAGCTGTTTCCGCACTGGATGTCACCGTGCAGGCGCAGATCCTGCGTTTGCTGACCGAGCTACAGGAATCGCTGGGGCTGACATACGTGTTCATCTCGCACGATTTGGCGGTAGTACGCCAGATCGCCGATACCGTTTCCGTGCTGTACCACGGTAAGCAGCTTGAATCAGGCCCGGTGGAACACATCTTCGCTCAGCCCGAACATCGCTATACCCGTGAACTCATCGAGGCTATCCCTGGACAGCAACACCCGGCGTTTGCCCGTTCACACCGACCACCAATTCATACTGAACCCACATTCGCACTAAACCAAGGACTGTAA
- a CDS encoding ABC transporter permease: protein MNRYLALRVGQALLVLWAAFTLSFILLQAMPGDAILIKFQNPDLGLSAEQIAQLRLSYGADTPVLTQYFHALAQILRGDLGLSIQAGVPVTELITANLPPTLLLAVLGFIAAGLLAFALAFLSTLTPFQWLRTVLQSLPSLFISVPTFWLGIVLIQIFSFRLGLIPIINPGEWEGLILPVLTLALPISAPLAQVLMRSIDQVQTQPFVAVARAKGASRSGVLWRHIARNAMLPTLTIAGLLLGELIAGALITETVFGRNGLGQLTQEAVNYQDSSVLQAIVLISATAFVVVNLAVDLLYPLLDPRLKRTPGATQ, encoded by the coding sequence ATGAACCGATATCTGGCACTGCGCGTCGGCCAGGCACTGCTCGTACTGTGGGCTGCGTTCACCCTGTCTTTTATCCTACTTCAGGCGATGCCGGGTGATGCCATACTGATTAAGTTTCAAAACCCAGATCTCGGCCTCAGCGCCGAGCAGATCGCGCAGTTGCGTTTGTCCTACGGTGCGGATACCCCCGTGCTTACACAATATTTTCACGCGCTAGCGCAGATACTGCGTGGCGATCTTGGCCTATCGATTCAGGCTGGCGTACCGGTCACCGAGCTTATCACCGCGAATCTGCCACCGACGCTGTTGCTCGCGGTACTGGGCTTCATCGCCGCGGGGTTGTTGGCGTTTGCCCTCGCGTTCTTATCGACACTGACGCCGTTTCAGTGGCTACGAACCGTGCTGCAATCCCTGCCATCACTGTTTATTTCCGTGCCAACGTTCTGGCTAGGCATCGTGCTAATTCAGATTTTCTCTTTCCGCTTGGGGCTGATTCCTATTATTAACCCCGGTGAATGGGAAGGGCTGATTTTGCCCGTTCTCACACTAGCGCTACCGATCTCCGCCCCGCTGGCTCAGGTGCTGATGCGCAGCATCGATCAGGTACAAACCCAGCCGTTTGTTGCCGTTGCCCGTGCGAAAGGGGCTAGCCGCAGCGGGGTGCTCTGGCGGCATATCGCCCGTAACGCCATGCTGCCCACGCTGACTATCGCTGGTTTGCTGCTGGGTGAGTTGATTGCGGGCGCGCTGATTACCGAAACCGTCTTTGGCCGTAACGGGCTCGGCCAGTTGACGCAGGAAGCCGTGAATTATCAGGACAGCAGCGTGTTACAGGCTATCGTGCTGATTTCCGCCACCGCCTTTGTTGTCGTCAATCTGGCCGTCGACCTGCTCTATCCTCTGCTCGATCCGCGCCTGAAAAGAACGCCAGGAGCCACACAATGA
- a CDS encoding putative FMN-dependent luciferase-like monooxygenase, with translation MATKRLGFFTRLLDDVSAQQRYRLATEQIVKAEQLGFDSAWVAQHHFHADEGGLPSPLVFLALVAARTQRIQLGTGVITLPMEEPLRVAEDTAVLDLLSNGRLEVGVGSGGTPSSFAAFGHDSAQRGQILGRHLEKLRAAWRGDALSEDGNQLYPAAPHLDQRVWQATFSLEGAERAGKAGDGLMLSRTQPRPEHFPDATLADLQNPMIDAYLAALPAGVAPRILSSRSVFVADDRQLALSLAEKGLNRSAARSGTFRAIPHSSIEALIAAFDSHVGTVQDVTASLRADSSLERATDVTFQVHSIDPPHALILRSLELIATQVAPALGWKPSVKQKSPFGQEIA, from the coding sequence ATGGCAACGAAACGCCTGGGATTTTTCACACGCTTGCTGGATGACGTTTCCGCCCAACAGCGCTACCGACTGGCAACGGAGCAAATCGTCAAAGCCGAACAACTAGGATTCGACAGTGCCTGGGTTGCACAGCACCACTTTCACGCGGATGAAGGCGGCTTACCGTCGCCGCTGGTGTTTCTGGCACTGGTCGCCGCACGTACTCAGCGCATTCAACTCGGCACTGGCGTGATTACGCTGCCGATGGAAGAACCACTGCGCGTGGCGGAAGACACCGCCGTACTCGATTTACTCAGCAATGGCAGGCTGGAAGTCGGCGTGGGTTCCGGCGGCACGCCGTCCTCATTTGCCGCGTTCGGTCACGACAGCGCACAGCGCGGACAGATCCTCGGACGCCATCTGGAGAAACTGCGCGCCGCGTGGCGAGGAGACGCATTGAGCGAAGACGGCAATCAACTCTACCCTGCCGCTCCGCATTTAGATCAGCGCGTCTGGCAGGCTACGTTTTCCCTCGAAGGTGCGGAGCGGGCAGGAAAAGCGGGCGATGGCCTGATGCTCTCTCGTACCCAGCCGCGCCCGGAGCACTTTCCAGACGCCACGCTCGCCGACTTGCAAAACCCGATGATCGACGCCTATCTGGCCGCGCTACCCGCAGGCGTCGCCCCGCGTATCCTCAGCTCACGCAGCGTTTTCGTGGCTGACGATCGTCAACTGGCGCTGAGTCTGGCAGAGAAAGGGCTTAATCGTTCTGCCGCCCGTTCCGGCACGTTCCGCGCGATCCCCCACAGCTCGATAGAAGCACTGATCGCCGCCTTCGATAGCCATGTCGGCACTGTACAGGATGTCACTGCGTCGCTTCGGGCAGACAGTTCGCTAGAACGGGCGACGGATGTAACATTCCAGGTGCATTCCATCGACCCACCACATGCGCTGATCCTTCGCTCACTTGAATTGATTGCCACTCAGGTGGCCCCCGCTTTGGGCTGGAAGCCCTCCGTCAAACAGAAAAGCCCGTTCGGGCAGGAGATTGCATGA